One Thermogemmata fonticola DNA window includes the following coding sequences:
- a CDS encoding SDR family oxidoreductase: MVPIDLSGKVALVTGVGDNHSFAWYIAKRLQEAGATIVLACHPRVVNIVEGLLRSQHADDVESRRLSNGQEFQPARIYPCDVSYDTMDDVPPEVKNDRRYARFAEYSIQGTVDAIGKEFGGIDILIHSIAFSREVTKPLIETSRKAYHEAMGISAYSLTSLVRAAVPYMSHRPSGGSVVGLTYVAAERVVPHYGGGMATCKAALQIDAKQLAWFVGDRNIRVNLISAGPYGSRAARAINKDFDKLIQHAAEHSPLRRPIKPEEVADGVLFLCSPLASAITGQILYVDCGYNIMAT; encoded by the coding sequence GCAAAGTCGCTCTGGTGACTGGTGTGGGAGATAACCACAGTTTTGCCTGGTACATTGCCAAGCGTTTGCAAGAAGCCGGGGCGACGATCGTTCTGGCGTGCCATCCGCGGGTGGTCAATATTGTCGAGGGGTTACTCCGCAGCCAGCATGCTGACGACGTGGAATCCCGCAGACTTTCCAATGGCCAGGAATTCCAACCTGCACGGATTTATCCCTGTGATGTTAGCTACGACACCATGGACGATGTTCCTCCGGAAGTCAAAAACGACCGGCGTTATGCCCGATTTGCCGAATATTCGATTCAAGGGACCGTGGATGCTATCGGCAAGGAATTCGGAGGAATCGACATCCTCATTCACTCGATCGCATTCAGTCGCGAGGTCACGAAACCACTGATTGAAACCAGCCGAAAGGCTTATCACGAAGCGATGGGGATTTCTGCTTACTCGCTCACGAGTCTGGTGCGGGCCGCAGTCCCCTACATGAGCCATCGACCATCCGGGGGTAGTGTCGTGGGATTGACGTATGTTGCGGCGGAACGAGTGGTGCCCCATTATGGGGGCGGCATGGCGACATGCAAGGCAGCCCTTCAGATCGACGCTAAGCAGTTGGCTTGGTTCGTAGGCGATCGCAACATTCGGGTCAATTTGATCTCAGCGGGACCTTACGGCAGCCGTGCAGCGCGCGCGATCAATAAGGATTTCGACAAACTGATCCAGCATGCCGCTGAACACTCCCCCTTGCGCCGGCCTATCAAACCGGAGGAAGTCGCCGATGGCGTGCTCTTCCTGTGCAGCCCCTTGGCCAGTGCCATCACGGGGCAAATCCTGTACGTGGACTGTGGCTACAACATCATGGCCACGTGA